In Brevibacillus brevis NBRC 100599, a single genomic region encodes these proteins:
- a CDS encoding amino acid adenylation domain-containing protein, with protein MAMKDHVNQMAEEAPLLQLPFDFPRLKNAHYAEETQSIDLSKTVGEKARLLCMQEETDMFTLLLAAYHSYLYRYTGQNDIRVGAIASDGPTFFASRVIAGETTNFKQLLNEIKENRVEEKLASSSETTKLFHTFLRVGKAGDDDNKLFVDSQIANVELRVNVEEAEGMHITFTYNSFLFAQQTIRRMIENFCNWIEQVITHVETPIDLLRLITKNQEKELLDEWCRNDEPSNVPDTILTAFDFQANQNPDAIALVFKQEKMTYRELDIRSNQLANYLRKIGVTTEVLVGICQERSIEMLVSILGVLKAGGAYVPIDPAYPVQRLHYIMEDAALQVVIADEASATKVPDGIKVVKLSDYCEILSNESTEPAEIEVNGHNLAYVIYTSGSTGNPKGVMIEHHSVMNFLQTLESRSPLLHTDRLLQKTSVSFDASVWELFWWMLKGASLYILPNGDEKDPALLVKAVEAHRITHLEFVPSMLKAVLDYIEKQDSSSALSSLKYVTVGGEVLPPHVVTKCIDLLTIPYGTSLYNTYGPTETTVEVASFQCHPDAKHAQIPIGKPNANTQLYVLNEHLQIQPVGVAGELYVGGSGVARGYLNRPELTKERFISNPYCPESDLRLYRTGDLVRYLADGNLEYIGRNDSQVKVRGYRIELEEIEVTLGNHSTVEQAIVVAKKDAYDNNKLIAYVIGSGTVTEWRDYLKAQLPEFMVPAYFVKMDAFPLTPSGKIDRKSLPEVGNSRPHVSTEYVKPETEWETKLLDIWLDLFGYDEIGVEDHFFELGGHSLLGTQVIARIRALFKKEIPLSALFAYPTIRSIVPIVAAADEVNAGDAFPAIKRVSRDRELPLSYSQERVWFLEQLSANNLAYIFQATMKVRGMLELPILNKCFTELVRRHEIFRTVFHEKNGQPYQVISEPFDVELPVVEVSHLPESDRAAEVQKLIQMEIKKPIDISQLPLARWIVYKISEWESVILFVEHHLIHDGWSFRKFLKELFTLYSAYLENKPSPLAELPIQFADYCVWQNELFKRGKENKQLTYWKNLLEGANGILELPTDRPRPVNQTFHGNMFTQLIPEELYLLLRDYCMKTNTTLFMVMMAAFQTLLHRYSNQEDIIVGSGIANRRWKDTEELIGMFVNNIVIRQQFTDNMTFRDVLQDVKRSALEAYENQEIPFDQVVDALKLKRDQSRNPLFQVMFSFQDAKVTHLPVSNLNIQLTEGISNGSAKFDINVVVTNHEELASSLLTKDEFGSISLDWEYNTDLYDESTMRRMFHHYIELLQSVLTHSDRTLHSMPMLTASEKNQILQEWNDTAVAFEDQKTLHQIFEEQAVRTPERMAVVFGNEQWTYRQINNRANFLASKLRNLGVKPDTLVGLMSERSPDMMIGILAILKAGGAYMPMDTAAPKERLSYILQDSDTKIVVMQEKFKTAIDFNGPVLLLEENRPDQDVECDNLESVSHSKNLAYVIYTSGSTGAPKGVMIEHCSVVNRMNWMVHRYPMNEHDTILQKTPYCFDVSVTELVLWFFTGSKLCFLAPQAEKDPEVIVKTVAQHQVTYIHFVPSMLSIFLDHMENVDCAEEIKTLQRVYTTGEALSTEQVQRFHRLIGQRNQTTLTNLYGPTETTIEVTYYDCQAASEVIPIGKPMDNIQAYILNKEGDLQPIGVMGELVIGGIGLARGYIGKPELTAERFVPNPFGDRSERLYKTGDYARWMPDGNMEYIGRMDNQVKIRGYRIELGEIEAVMRKQQGAGEVAIIAHEYEPGDKRLIAYYSGASEVETLKSHLQKQLPPYMIPSYFVRVEKMPLTSSGKLDRKALPLPEIHMVSHHYTAPRNSTEELLALIWSEILKVNQIGVYDSFFELGGHSLLATQVVSRIRDVFGQHLPLRAIFDCPTIEGLAKRITELRQGEKMFQLPVLVQVDRTEPIPLSFTQHRLWFFDQLEPGSNVYNIPYVWRLSGSWDVVGLEKGLNQLIERHEMLRTVFAKQNGVPVQLVKPHQPRALPVIDVSSLSADEREKQVQHCIQRSADRVFDLSQGPLIEAELIKQDESEYVLLCTVHHIVFDGWSEDILLDEWMAFYEEAVSGTPADLPPLSIQYGDFAVWQRQWLSDETMKEQVAYWEKELADELTVLQLPFDRPRPAIQTYAGDMQHIDLTPSLLEKLKAFSKQEGASLFMTLLAAYQSFLSRYTGQTDILVGSPVANRTRKEMEGVIGCFVNTLVYRVNVEDNPSFRQLVAQVKEKTLRGQENQDVPFEKIVEVLQPERNASYSPIFQTIFTMQTHLRDVKQWPNRTIEPVKSTIKVAKFDLSISIEVNSEHSLTISFGYNTDLFHPSSIERMIGHFVNWLEQVTAYPEESIEGLRFISEEEEKQLLEMWSNH; from the coding sequence ATGGCCATGAAAGATCATGTGAATCAAATGGCAGAAGAGGCTCCATTGCTGCAGCTTCCGTTTGATTTCCCGAGACTTAAGAATGCTCATTATGCAGAAGAGACGCAATCGATTGATCTGTCAAAAACGGTTGGGGAGAAAGCAAGATTACTTTGCATGCAGGAAGAGACTGACATGTTTACGCTACTCTTAGCTGCATACCATAGCTATCTTTACAGATATACGGGGCAAAACGACATTCGGGTCGGAGCGATAGCGAGTGATGGTCCTACCTTTTTTGCAAGTCGAGTGATTGCTGGTGAAACAACGAATTTTAAGCAGCTGTTGAACGAAATCAAAGAGAATAGAGTGGAGGAGAAGCTTGCTAGTAGCTCCGAAACTACGAAATTATTTCATACCTTTTTACGAGTAGGAAAAGCCGGGGATGACGATAACAAACTTTTTGTCGACTCCCAAATAGCAAATGTAGAGCTGCGTGTTAATGTCGAAGAGGCTGAGGGAATGCATATAACATTTACATATAATTCCTTTTTGTTTGCACAACAAACGATACGACGAATGATCGAGAACTTTTGCAACTGGATCGAACAAGTAATCACTCATGTCGAAACGCCTATCGATTTATTGAGACTGATAACCAAAAACCAAGAGAAGGAACTGCTAGACGAGTGGTGCAGGAATGATGAACCCTCGAATGTTCCTGACACAATCTTGACCGCCTTTGATTTCCAAGCCAATCAGAATCCCGATGCCATTGCGCTCGTGTTTAAGCAAGAGAAGATGACTTATAGAGAATTGGATATCCGCTCAAATCAATTAGCGAATTACCTCCGAAAGATTGGGGTAACTACTGAAGTGCTGGTGGGAATATGCCAAGAGCGTTCCATTGAAATGCTCGTGAGTATCTTGGGTGTGTTGAAAGCAGGAGGCGCTTATGTACCGATCGATCCTGCGTATCCTGTTCAAAGACTCCACTATATTATGGAAGATGCAGCTTTACAAGTAGTGATTGCGGATGAAGCGTCCGCGACGAAAGTACCTGACGGAATAAAAGTGGTTAAATTGTCGGATTATTGTGAAATTTTGTCGAATGAAAGCACGGAGCCCGCTGAGATCGAAGTAAACGGCCACAATCTTGCTTACGTCATCTATACCTCCGGTTCGACAGGAAATCCCAAGGGGGTAATGATTGAGCATCATTCTGTTATGAATTTTCTTCAAACGCTGGAGAGTCGCAGTCCTCTTTTACATACGGACAGGCTTTTGCAAAAAACGTCTGTTTCCTTTGATGCTTCTGTTTGGGAACTCTTTTGGTGGATGTTGAAAGGTGCTAGCCTGTACATCCTCCCAAATGGCGATGAGAAAGACCCCGCCTTGCTTGTGAAAGCTGTCGAGGCGCATCGAATTACCCACCTTGAGTTTGTGCCGTCTATGTTGAAAGCCGTATTGGATTATATAGAAAAACAGGATTCTTCTTCTGCGTTATCCTCCTTGAAATACGTCACAGTTGGAGGGGAAGTGCTTCCGCCTCATGTCGTTACGAAGTGTATCGATCTATTGACCATTCCTTATGGTACAAGCTTATACAACACGTATGGGCCGACAGAGACAACAGTCGAGGTTGCCAGCTTCCAATGCCATCCAGATGCAAAGCACGCGCAAATACCCATTGGAAAACCGAATGCCAATACACAGCTATACGTATTGAACGAGCATTTACAAATTCAACCTGTCGGAGTTGCCGGAGAACTGTATGTCGGGGGATCAGGGGTAGCAAGAGGTTACTTGAACCGTCCTGAATTGACAAAGGAACGCTTCATTTCCAACCCGTATTGTCCAGAATCAGACTTGCGTTTGTATCGAACGGGAGATTTGGTTCGGTACTTGGCTGACGGAAACCTGGAATATATCGGGCGAAATGACAGTCAGGTAAAAGTGAGAGGGTACAGAATTGAGCTGGAGGAAATTGAAGTCACGTTAGGCAATCATTCGACTGTGGAACAAGCAATCGTTGTGGCGAAAAAAGACGCCTATGATAATAACAAGCTGATCGCTTATGTGATCGGGTCTGGAACGGTAACAGAATGGCGTGATTATTTGAAGGCTCAGCTTCCAGAGTTTATGGTTCCAGCGTATTTTGTGAAAATGGATGCTTTCCCGCTTACTCCCAGCGGAAAAATTGATCGTAAGTCACTGCCAGAGGTAGGCAATAGTCGCCCGCATGTTTCGACGGAATATGTAAAACCGGAAACGGAATGGGAAACCAAGCTCTTGGATATTTGGCTGGATTTGTTCGGATACGACGAGATTGGAGTCGAGGATCATTTCTTTGAATTAGGCGGACATTCGCTGTTGGGGACTCAGGTGATTGCGAGAATCCGTGCTCTTTTCAAGAAAGAGATTCCGTTGTCTGCTCTGTTTGCTTATCCGACGATTCGGAGCATCGTGCCAATCGTAGCTGCCGCAGATGAGGTAAATGCAGGAGATGCATTCCCTGCCATCAAGAGGGTGTCACGAGATCGCGAATTGCCGCTTTCTTATTCGCAAGAAAGAGTGTGGTTCTTAGAACAGTTAAGCGCCAATAACTTGGCTTATATTTTTCAAGCCACAATGAAAGTGCGTGGGATGCTGGAGCTCCCCATTCTTAATAAATGCTTTACGGAGCTTGTGCGTAGACATGAAATATTCCGAACCGTTTTTCATGAGAAAAATGGACAGCCCTATCAGGTGATCTCTGAACCATTCGATGTGGAATTGCCTGTTGTCGAAGTTTCGCACCTACCTGAGAGTGATCGTGCTGCTGAAGTCCAAAAACTGATTCAAATGGAGATCAAAAAGCCGATTGATATCTCGCAGCTACCATTAGCGCGCTGGATTGTTTACAAGATTTCTGAGTGGGAGTCTGTCATTTTGTTTGTGGAGCATCATCTGATTCATGATGGATGGTCATTCCGCAAATTTTTAAAAGAGCTGTTTACGCTGTACAGTGCCTATCTTGAAAATAAACCGTCCCCATTGGCTGAGTTGCCGATTCAATTCGCAGACTATTGCGTATGGCAAAATGAGCTGTTTAAGCGTGGCAAGGAAAACAAGCAATTAACGTACTGGAAGAATCTACTGGAAGGGGCCAATGGGATTCTGGAATTGCCCACTGATCGGCCACGGCCAGTCAATCAAACCTTTCACGGGAATATGTTCACCCAATTAATACCGGAGGAACTGTATCTTCTACTGCGTGATTACTGCATGAAAACAAATACGACCTTATTCATGGTCATGATGGCTGCGTTTCAAACCTTGCTCCATCGTTATTCCAATCAAGAAGACATTATTGTTGGCTCGGGTATCGCGAATCGACGTTGGAAAGACACGGAAGAATTGATCGGGATGTTTGTGAACAATATAGTGATCCGTCAGCAATTTACCGACAATATGACGTTCCGGGATGTATTGCAAGACGTGAAGAGGTCAGCCCTGGAAGCGTACGAGAATCAAGAAATTCCTTTTGATCAAGTAGTCGATGCCTTAAAACTGAAGCGTGATCAAAGCCGCAACCCTCTTTTCCAAGTCATGTTTAGTTTCCAGGATGCAAAAGTCACTCATCTCCCTGTATCCAATCTGAATATTCAACTCACCGAAGGCATTAGCAACGGATCGGCAAAATTTGATATCAACGTCGTAGTGACAAATCATGAGGAGCTCGCTTCTTCCCTTTTAACAAAGGATGAATTCGGAAGTATAAGCCTTGACTGGGAATACAATACGGATTTGTATGACGAATCTACCATGCGCCGCATGTTTCATCATTATATTGAATTACTGCAAAGCGTTCTGACGCACAGTGACCGGACGTTGCATTCCATGCCTATGCTGACCGCTTCTGAGAAGAACCAAATTCTCCAAGAGTGGAATGACACGGCTGTTGCGTTTGAGGATCAGAAAACACTCCATCAAATTTTCGAGGAGCAGGCTGTCCGGACACCAGAGCGAATGGCGGTTGTATTCGGCAACGAGCAATGGACCTACAGGCAAATAAATAACCGGGCAAACTTCCTGGCAAGCAAATTACGAAATCTGGGAGTGAAGCCGGATACATTAGTAGGGTTAATGAGTGAGCGTTCTCCCGACATGATGATTGGTATTCTTGCCATTCTAAAAGCGGGTGGAGCGTATATGCCGATGGACACAGCAGCTCCAAAAGAAAGACTGTCCTATATTCTCCAGGATAGCGATACGAAGATCGTCGTCATGCAAGAAAAATTCAAGACAGCAATTGATTTCAATGGTCCCGTCCTGTTATTGGAAGAGAATAGGCCGGATCAGGATGTAGAATGCGATAATCTGGAGTCCGTTTCTCATTCGAAAAATTTGGCGTACGTCATCTATACTTCAGGTTCGACGGGGGCACCAAAAGGAGTCATGATCGAGCATTGCTCGGTTGTCAATCGGATGAACTGGATGGTCCATCGCTACCCCATGAACGAGCATGACACCATTTTGCAAAAGACTCCCTATTGTTTTGATGTTTCCGTAACGGAATTAGTCCTGTGGTTTTTCACTGGCAGCAAACTATGTTTCCTCGCTCCCCAAGCAGAGAAAGACCCGGAGGTTATTGTCAAAACGGTTGCCCAGCACCAAGTAACCTATATTCATTTTGTTCCCTCTATGCTCAGCATCTTTTTAGACCATATGGAAAACGTGGATTGCGCAGAGGAAATAAAAACTTTACAGCGAGTTTATACGACTGGGGAAGCTCTGAGTACGGAACAGGTTCAACGTTTTCATCGGTTAATCGGGCAACGGAATCAGACGACGCTTACCAATCTGTATGGTCCTACAGAAACGACCATTGAAGTGACCTACTATGATTGCCAGGCCGCTAGCGAGGTAATCCCCATTGGGAAGCCTATGGATAATATTCAAGCTTACATCCTCAATAAGGAAGGGGACCTGCAACCAATAGGTGTGATGGGTGAATTGGTTATTGGGGGCATTGGACTTGCACGAGGGTACATCGGAAAGCCCGAGTTAACAGCTGAACGTTTTGTCCCGAATCCTTTTGGTGATCGATCTGAAAGGCTGTACAAGACAGGTGACTACGCGCGGTGGATGCCAGACGGCAATATGGAGTACATCGGCCGTATGGATAATCAAGTCAAAATTCGCGGTTATCGGATTGAATTAGGTGAAATCGAAGCGGTTATGAGGAAGCAGCAGGGGGCAGGAGAAGTTGCCATCATTGCCCACGAATATGAGCCGGGGGACAAGCGATTAATTGCTTATTACAGTGGGGCATCAGAGGTCGAGACGTTAAAAAGCCATTTACAGAAGCAGTTACCGCCTTATATGATTCCTTCTTATTTTGTACGGGTGGAGAAAATGCCACTCACCTCGAGTGGCAAATTGGATCGTAAAGCATTGCCACTGCCTGAGATCCATATGGTAAGCCATCACTACACAGCGCCGCGAAACTCAACGGAAGAATTGCTCGCACTCATATGGAGTGAAATTTTAAAAGTAAACCAAATTGGGGTATATGATTCGTTCTTTGAATTGGGCGGGCATTCCCTGTTAGCAACACAGGTTGTATCGCGCATACGAGATGTGTTTGGTCAACATCTGCCTCTCCGAGCGATCTTTGATTGCCCGACCATTGAGGGCTTGGCAAAGCGGATAACCGAATTGCGTCAAGGCGAGAAAATGTTTCAACTGCCTGTTCTCGTGCAAGTGGATAGAACGGAACCGATCCCGTTATCTTTTACGCAGCACCGGTTGTGGTTTTTTGACCAACTGGAGCCAGGAAGCAACGTCTATAACATTCCCTATGTATGGCGCTTAAGCGGTTCATGGGATGTTGTCGGCTTAGAAAAAGGATTGAACCAATTGATTGAACGTCATGAAATGCTTCGTACTGTTTTCGCAAAACAAAATGGCGTCCCTGTTCAACTCGTCAAGCCGCATCAGCCAAGAGCACTACCCGTCATTGATGTAAGCAGCCTCTCTGCGGATGAAAGAGAAAAGCAGGTCCAGCATTGTATTCAACGGAGTGCTGATCGCGTATTTGACTTGAGTCAAGGACCGTTGATTGAAGCTGAGCTGATTAAGCAGGATGAATCGGAGTATGTTCTGCTTTGTACCGTCCACCATATTGTCTTCGATGGCTGGTCAGAGGATATCTTGTTGGACGAGTGGATGGCCTTCTATGAAGAAGCAGTCAGCGGAACGCCTGCCGATCTGCCACCGTTATCCATTCAATACGGGGACTTTGCTGTGTGGCAAAGACAGTGGCTATCAGACGAGACGATGAAAGAGCAAGTGGCGTATTGGGAAAAGGAGCTTGCAGACGAGCTCACGGTGCTTCAGTTGCCATTCGATCGTCCACGGCCAGCCATTCAAACGTATGCAGGGGACATGCAGCATATCGATTTGACCCCTTCATTACTAGAAAAACTGAAAGCTTTCAGCAAGCAAGAGGGTGCTTCTCTGTTCATGACATTGCTGGCCGCCTATCAGAGCTTTCTCTCTCGCTATACCGGACAAACCGACATTTTAGTAGGAAGTCCAGTCGCGAATCGCACGCGAAAAGAAATGGAAGGGGTAATCGGGTGCTTTGTAAACACGCTGGTTTACAGAGTGAACGTCGAAGACAATCCAAGCTTCAGGCAATTGGTCGCCCAAGTCAAAGAAAAAACATTGCGTGGGCAAGAAAATCAGGATGTGCCCTTTGAAAAAATCGTAGAGGTCCTTCAGCCAGAGCGAAATGCAAGTTACTCACCTATCTTCCAAACGATTTTTACGATGCAGACCCATCTGAGAGACGTAAAGCAATGGCCAAATCGAACCATTGAGCCAGTGAAAAGTACCATCAAGGTTGCCAAATTTGATCTGTCCATTTCCATAGAAGTCAATTCAGAGCATTCGTTGACGATTTCATTTGGCTACAATACAGACTTATTTCATCCGTCCAGCATAGAACGAATGATCGGACATTTTGTGAATTGGCTCGAACAAGTGACGGCATATCCTGAGGAATCAATAGAAGGCTTGCGATTCATTTCAGAAGAGGAAGAAAAACAACTGCTGGAAATGTGGAGTAATCATTAG